The proteins below come from a single Afipia sp. P52-10 genomic window:
- a CDS encoding LpxI family protein, which translates to MPDAAGSETIGIISGSGTLPFAVADSLLARGAEPVMLGIRGFCDPERLAHYRHHWVALGQLGRLTRLLQAEQCRNIVFIGGLVRPSLSEIRLDFETVRVVPRIVAAFRGGDNHLLTRIGQILETRGFRMLGVKDVAPDLLMPAGLLTRTAPDDGAQADIEVGLAALQALSPFDIGQAVVVIDRHVVAVEGIEGTDAMLARVVQLRADGRIRVKAGRGVLVKAPKTTQDLRYDLPTFGPKTVTGATVAGLAGIAIIAGQTLIAEPDVVVREADNAGLFVTGLPA; encoded by the coding sequence ATGCCGGATGCGGCGGGCTCCGAGACCATCGGCATCATTTCGGGAAGCGGTACGCTCCCCTTCGCGGTTGCGGATTCGCTTCTGGCCCGCGGCGCCGAGCCGGTGATGCTGGGCATCCGCGGCTTTTGCGATCCCGAGCGGTTGGCGCACTATCGGCACCATTGGGTAGCTTTGGGGCAACTCGGGCGGCTGACTCGTTTGCTGCAGGCCGAGCAATGCCGGAACATCGTCTTCATCGGTGGGCTGGTGCGACCGTCGCTGTCTGAGATCAGGCTCGATTTCGAAACCGTGCGGGTGGTGCCACGCATTGTCGCCGCCTTCCGTGGTGGCGACAACCACTTGCTGACGCGCATTGGGCAGATCCTCGAAACGCGCGGTTTCCGAATGCTTGGCGTCAAGGACGTTGCGCCTGATCTGCTGATGCCCGCCGGTTTGCTGACGCGCACGGCACCGGATGATGGCGCGCAAGCGGACATCGAGGTTGGTCTGGCCGCGCTGCAGGCGTTGAGCCCGTTCGACATCGGACAGGCGGTGGTGGTGATCGACCGCCATGTCGTCGCCGTCGAAGGGATCGAGGGGACCGATGCAATGCTGGCGCGGGTGGTTCAACTGCGCGCCGACGGACGCATTCGCGTCAAGGCAGGGCGAGGCGTGCTGGTCAAGGCGCCGAAGACGACGCAGGACCTGCGTTACGACCTGCCGACCTTCGGTCCGAAGACGGTCACCGGCGCCACGGTGGCCGGGCTCGCCGGCATCGCGATCATAGCTGGCCAGACGCTGATCGCTGAACCCGATGTGGTCGTGCGCGAGGCCGACAACGCCGGCTTGTTCGTGACCGGGCTGCCGGCGTGA
- the gltA gene encoding citrate synthase translates to MDASNKSKTATLTVGNKNYDFPVKSGTVGPDVIDISSLYNQAGVFTYDPGFMATASCESKITYIDGDAGILRYRGYPIEQIAEGGDFLETCYLLLYGELPTKAQKEDFDRRVTMHTMVHEQMARFFQGFRRDAHPMAVMVASVGALAAFYHDSTDINDPHQRMVASMRMIAKVPTLAAMAYKYTIGQPFMYPKNSLDYASNFMHMCFAVPCEEYKVNPVLARALDRIFILHADHEQNASTSTVRGAGSSGANPFACIAAGIACLWGPAHGGANEAALQMLSEIGSVDNIPEFIKEVKDKNSRVKLMGFGHRVYKNYDPRAKLMQKTCHEVLKETGHQNDPVLKVAMELEKIALSDEYFISRKLYPNVDFYSGITLKALGFPTSMFTVLFAVARTVGWISQWSEMINEPNYKIARPRQLYTGQAERQYVQLDKRK, encoded by the coding sequence ATGGACGCATCAAATAAAAGCAAAACCGCCACGCTGACGGTCGGCAACAAGAATTACGATTTCCCGGTCAAAAGCGGCACCGTCGGTCCGGACGTGATCGATATCTCCTCGCTGTACAATCAGGCCGGCGTGTTCACCTACGACCCCGGCTTCATGGCCACCGCCAGCTGCGAGTCGAAGATCACCTACATCGACGGCGACGCCGGCATCCTGCGCTATCGCGGCTACCCGATCGAGCAGATCGCCGAGGGCGGCGACTTCCTCGAAACCTGCTACCTCCTGCTCTACGGAGAGCTGCCGACCAAGGCGCAGAAGGAGGATTTCGATCGCCGCGTCACCATGCACACCATGGTTCACGAGCAGATGGCCCGCTTCTTCCAGGGCTTCCGCCGCGACGCGCATCCGATGGCCGTGATGGTCGCATCAGTTGGTGCGCTCGCCGCCTTCTATCACGACTCCACCGACATCAATGATCCGCATCAGCGCATGGTCGCCTCGATGCGCATGATCGCCAAGGTGCCGACGCTGGCAGCGATGGCCTACAAGTACACGATCGGCCAGCCGTTCATGTATCCGAAGAACTCGCTCGATTACGCCTCGAACTTCATGCACATGTGCTTCGCGGTGCCGTGCGAGGAGTACAAGGTCAATCCGGTGCTGGCGCGCGCGCTCGACCGCATCTTCATCCTGCATGCCGACCATGAGCAGAACGCCTCCACCTCGACGGTGCGCGGCGCCGGTTCGTCAGGCGCCAACCCGTTCGCCTGTATCGCGGCAGGCATCGCCTGCCTGTGGGGTCCTGCGCATGGCGGCGCCAATGAGGCCGCGCTGCAGATGCTCTCGGAAATCGGATCGGTCGACAATATCCCTGAGTTCATCAAGGAAGTGAAGGACAAGAACAGCCGCGTGAAGCTGATGGGCTTCGGCCATCGGGTCTACAAGAACTACGATCCGCGCGCCAAGCTGATGCAGAAGACCTGCCACGAGGTGCTGAAGGAAACCGGTCACCAGAACGATCCGGTGCTGAAGGTCGCGATGGAGCTCGAGAAGATCGCGCTCAGCGACGAGTACTTCATCTCCCGCAAGCTCTATCCGAACGTCGACTTCTACTCGGGCATCACGCTGAAGGCCCTCGGCTTCCCCACCTCGATGTTCACCGTGCTGTTCGCAGTCGCCCGCACCGTCGGCTGGATCAGCCAGTGGAGCGAGATGATCAACGAGCCGAATTACAAGATCGCCCGTCCGCGCCAGCTCTATACCGGCCAGGCCGAACGTCAGTACGTCCAGCTCGACAAGCGCAAGTAA
- the gltX gene encoding glutamate--tRNA ligase, protein MTKPIVTRFAPSPTGFLHIGGARTALFNWLYARGRGGKMLLRIEDTDRERSTKEAIDAILDGLRWLELDWDGDVVYQYARAERHREAVAQLLAAGNAYRCYASPAELDEMRQKARAEGRTRLYDGRWRDRDPAEAPAGVKPVIRLKAPLTGETVIEDEVQGRVVWQNENLDDFVLLRSDGNPTYMLSVVVDDHDMGVTHIIRGDDHLTNGARQKQIYEALGWEVPAMAHIPLIHGPDGSKLSKRHGALGVDAYRAMGYLPVALRNYLARLGWSHGDQEIFSTQELIDAFDLPAVGRSAARFDFAKLESLNGHYIRNADNHDLVKAFENVLPFAPNGSDIQNKLNQFTRSQLLQAMPGLKERAKTLLDLIDGAAFIFAARPIAMDGKAAALLTDEMRKLIGTLKGILAGVSPWNAETTESAIRTYAEQSSLKLGAIAQPLRIALTGRTTSPGIFDVLTVLGKEECLARLGDLSPKS, encoded by the coding sequence ATGACCAAACCCATCGTCACGCGCTTTGCTCCCTCGCCCACCGGCTTCCTGCATATCGGCGGAGCGCGCACCGCGCTGTTCAATTGGCTGTATGCGCGCGGGCGCGGCGGAAAGATGCTGCTGCGGATCGAGGACACCGATCGCGAGCGCTCCACCAAGGAGGCGATCGACGCCATCCTCGACGGTCTGAGGTGGCTGGAACTCGATTGGGACGGCGACGTCGTCTACCAGTATGCGCGAGCCGAACGTCATCGCGAGGCCGTCGCGCAGTTGCTCGCGGCCGGCAATGCTTATCGCTGCTACGCGTCGCCCGCCGAACTCGACGAGATGCGCCAGAAGGCGCGCGCCGAGGGACGGACCCGCCTTTACGACGGGCGCTGGCGGGATCGCGATCCGGCCGAAGCACCCGCCGGGGTCAAGCCCGTCATCCGTCTCAAGGCTCCGCTGACCGGCGAGACCGTGATCGAGGATGAGGTGCAGGGCCGCGTGGTCTGGCAGAACGAGAACCTGGACGATTTCGTGCTGCTGCGCTCGGACGGCAATCCGACCTATATGCTATCCGTGGTGGTTGACGACCACGACATGGGCGTCACGCACATCATCCGCGGCGACGACCACCTGACCAACGGCGCACGGCAGAAGCAGATCTACGAAGCGCTCGGCTGGGAGGTCCCGGCCATGGCTCACATTCCGTTGATCCACGGGCCGGACGGTTCGAAACTATCCAAACGGCACGGCGCACTCGGCGTCGATGCCTATCGTGCCATGGGCTATCTGCCGGTCGCCCTGCGCAACTATCTTGCCCGCCTCGGCTGGAGTCACGGCGACCAGGAAATCTTCTCGACCCAGGAGCTGATCGACGCCTTCGATCTTCCCGCCGTCGGCCGCTCCGCCGCACGGTTCGATTTCGCCAAGCTCGAAAGCCTGAACGGCCACTACATCCGCAATGCCGATAACCACGATCTCGTGAAGGCGTTCGAGAATGTGCTGCCGTTCGCGCCGAACGGTTCCGACATTCAGAACAAGCTCAACCAATTCACGCGCTCGCAGCTGCTGCAGGCCATGCCCGGCCTGAAGGAGCGCGCCAAGACACTGCTCGATCTGATTGACGGCGCCGCTTTCATCTTTGCCGCACGCCCGATCGCCATGGACGGCAAAGCAGCCGCCCTGCTGACCGACGAGATGCGCAAACTGATCGGCACGCTGAAAGGCATTCTGGCCGGCGTATCGCCGTGGAACGCCGAAACCACCGAAAGCGCGATCCGCACCTACGCCGAACAAAGTTCCCTGAAACTCGGCGCCATCGCGCAGCCACTGCGTATCGCGCTCACGGGACGCACCACCTCGCCGGGCATTTTCGATGTCCTGACCGTGCTCGGCAAGGAGGAATGCCTGGCCCGGCTGGGGGATTTGTCGCCGAAATCGTGA
- the bamA gene encoding outer membrane protein assembly factor BamA gives MRLGLTMLRGGLVAALLAILPAASLTAVTFVASPANAQSASSIVVEGNRRVEADTIRSYFKPGPGGRLDSGSINDALRALYETGLFQDVRINPQGGRLVVTVVENPVISRVIFEGNKKVKDEQLSTEVQSKPRGSLSRPMVQSDAQRIAEIYRRQGRYDVSVVPQIIEQPNNRVDLIFEISEGAKTAVKSIEFVGNKAVSSYRLRDVIKTRESNILSFLGSGDIYDPDRVEADRDLIRRYYLKNGYADVQVVAALTEYDPARKGFLVTFKIEEGQQYRVGSIDVQSSIRGLDPNSLRPFLRLGVGSVYNGEAIEKSVEEMTVEAARRGYAFASVRPRGERNFQDATVSIVLSVDEGPRIYVERINVRGNTRTKDYVIRREFDIAEGDAYNRALVDRAERRLKNLDYFKTVKILTEPGSSPDRVIIVVDLEEKSTGDFSVSGGYSTSDGFLGEVSIAERNLLGTGLYAKAAVQYGQRVRGYSLSIVEPFLLGYRVAGGIDIFQRQQLPSSYISYETKTTGFSGRLGFALREDLTMQLRYSLYRQEVSVDPLLRNCNNNLANTSLAFNPTPAFAAANGIDLSGSNGLGCYADGEASLPIKIELAGGPVWTSAVGYTLAYNTLDNNKDPTNGLLVELRQDIAGLGGDVKYLRSAIDARFYYPVFSDVVGVLRGQAGHVTGLGGGGLRMLDHFQMGPNLVRGFAPVGIGPRDITLGTAQDALGGTMYWGASAELQMPFWFLPKEAGLKGAIYADVGSLWDYKGPTDFVSTGESVNVAQNGMTIRASVGAGIIWQSPFGPLRFDYAIPVAKGPNDRTQVFRFGGGTTF, from the coding sequence ATGAGACTTGGACTGACCATGCTTCGGGGAGGTTTGGTCGCCGCCCTGTTAGCGATTTTGCCGGCTGCTTCTCTGACGGCTGTAACGTTTGTTGCATCCCCCGCGAATGCTCAATCCGCTTCGTCGATCGTGGTTGAAGGTAACCGCCGGGTCGAGGCGGATACCATTCGTTCCTACTTCAAACCCGGACCGGGCGGTCGGCTGGACAGCGGCAGTATCAACGATGCGCTGCGTGCACTTTACGAAACTGGCCTGTTTCAGGATGTGCGGATCAATCCGCAGGGTGGCCGGCTGGTCGTCACCGTGGTCGAGAACCCGGTCATCAGCCGCGTCATTTTCGAGGGCAACAAGAAGGTCAAGGACGAGCAGCTCTCGACTGAGGTGCAGTCGAAGCCGCGCGGCAGCCTGTCGCGCCCGATGGTGCAGTCGGACGCCCAGCGCATCGCCGAAATTTATCGCCGCCAGGGCCGTTACGATGTCTCCGTCGTCCCGCAGATCATCGAGCAGCCGAACAATCGCGTCGATCTGATCTTCGAGATCTCCGAAGGTGCGAAGACCGCGGTCAAGTCGATCGAATTCGTCGGCAACAAGGCGGTGTCGTCCTATCGCCTGCGCGACGTCATCAAGACCCGCGAATCGAACATCCTGAGCTTCCTTGGCTCGGGCGACATTTACGATCCGGATCGCGTCGAGGCCGACCGTGACCTGATCCGTCGCTACTATCTTAAGAACGGCTATGCCGACGTTCAGGTCGTCGCCGCTCTCACTGAATACGATCCAGCTCGCAAAGGCTTCCTGGTCACCTTCAAGATCGAGGAAGGACAGCAGTACCGCGTTGGATCGATCGACGTTCAGTCGAGCATTCGCGGGCTTGATCCGAACTCGCTGCGGCCGTTCCTGAGACTCGGCGTCGGCTCGGTCTACAACGGAGAGGCAATCGAGAAGTCGGTCGAGGAGATGACCGTTGAGGCGGCGCGGCGCGGCTATGCCTTCGCAAGCGTGCGCCCGCGCGGTGAGCGCAACTTCCAGGATGCGACGGTTTCGATCGTGCTCTCGGTCGACGAAGGACCGCGCATTTACGTGGAGCGCATCAACGTTCGCGGCAACACGCGCACCAAGGACTACGTGATCCGTCGTGAGTTCGATATCGCCGAGGGCGACGCGTACAACCGTGCGCTGGTCGATCGCGCCGAACGCCGCCTGAAAAACCTCGATTACTTCAAGACGGTCAAAATCTTGACCGAGCCGGGCTCCTCGCCTGATCGCGTGATCATCGTTGTCGATCTCGAAGAGAAGTCGACCGGTGACTTCTCGGTATCGGGCGGTTATTCGACCTCGGACGGCTTCCTCGGCGAAGTCAGCATTGCCGAGCGTAACCTGCTCGGAACCGGCCTCTACGCCAAGGCTGCCGTACAGTATGGCCAGCGCGTGCGCGGTTACTCGCTGTCGATCGTCGAGCCGTTCCTGCTCGGCTATCGCGTGGCGGGCGGCATCGATATCTTCCAGCGCCAGCAGCTTCCGTCGAGCTACATCTCGTATGAGACGAAGACGACCGGCTTCTCGGGGCGCCTGGGCTTCGCGCTCCGCGAGGATCTGACGATGCAGCTCCGCTACTCGCTGTATCGGCAGGAGGTATCGGTCGATCCGCTGCTGCGGAACTGTAACAACAATCTGGCTAACACCTCTTTGGCGTTCAACCCGACGCCTGCGTTTGCTGCGGCGAACGGCATTGATCTCTCCGGCAGCAACGGCCTTGGCTGTTACGCCGATGGCGAGGCGTCGCTGCCGATCAAGATCGAACTTGCTGGCGGTCCGGTTTGGACCTCGGCCGTCGGTTACACCCTTGCCTACAACACCCTCGACAACAACAAAGACCCGACGAACGGCCTGCTGGTCGAACTGCGTCAGGACATCGCCGGCCTCGGCGGCGACGTGAAGTACCTGCGCTCGGCGATCGACGCCCGCTTCTACTATCCGGTGTTCTCGGATGTGGTCGGTGTGCTGCGTGGTCAGGCCGGTCATGTGACCGGGCTTGGCGGCGGCGGCCTGCGCATGCTGGACCACTTCCAGATGGGGCCGAACCTGGTTCGCGGTTTCGCTCCGGTCGGCATTGGCCCGCGTGACATTACGCTCGGCACGGCGCAGGACGCGCTCGGTGGTACCATGTACTGGGGTGCGTCGGCCGAGTTGCAGATGCCATTCTGGTTCCTGCCGAAGGAAGCTGGCCTGAAGGGTGCGATCTACGCCGATGTCGGCTCGCTGTGGGACTACAAGGGACCAACTGATTTCGTATCGACGGGTGAATCGGTCAACGTTGCTCAGAACGGCATGACCATTCGCGCCTCGGTCGGTGCGGGTATCATCTGGCAGTCGCCGTTCGGACCGCTGCGCTTCGACTATGCGATACCGGTCGCGAAGGGCCCGAACGACCGGACCCAGGTCTTCAGATTCGGCGGCGGAACCACCTTCTGA
- the rseP gene encoding RIP metalloprotease RseP, with the protein MVDFFVNGFSALGNGVVGYIVPFLFVLTIVVFFHELGHFLVARWCGVKVLTFSVGFGPELVGFNDRHGTRWKLSAIPLGGYVKFFGDESEASTPSAAAMAQMSEEDRKVSFHHKKVAPRAAIVAAGPIANFILAIVIFAGLFTFFGKPSASARVDSVQAESAAAAAGIKPGDVIIAIDGTAIESFSDMQRIVSTKAGQSLALTIKRDDTSLVVNATPNLREIKDNFGNTHRIGVLGITRANSPEDAANQKVDPITAVGLGVKETWFVVDRTLAYIGGVFAGREAADQIGGPIRIAQISGQVSTIGMAALIHLAAVLSVSIGLLNLFPVPLLDGGHLMFYAVEAVRGRPLSERAQEMGFRVGLALVLMLMIFATYNDILHIFRATS; encoded by the coding sequence ATGGTCGACTTTTTCGTGAATGGATTCAGCGCGCTCGGCAACGGCGTGGTGGGTTACATTGTTCCGTTTTTGTTCGTTCTGACCATCGTCGTGTTCTTTCACGAACTCGGCCACTTTCTGGTTGCGCGCTGGTGCGGCGTGAAGGTTTTGACGTTCTCGGTCGGATTCGGTCCGGAGTTGGTCGGCTTCAACGACCGGCATGGCACGCGCTGGAAGCTTTCGGCGATACCGCTCGGCGGCTACGTCAAATTCTTCGGCGACGAGAGTGAGGCGAGCACGCCTTCCGCCGCGGCCATGGCGCAGATGTCGGAGGAAGACCGAAAGGTCAGCTTCCACCACAAGAAGGTTGCGCCGCGGGCGGCGATCGTCGCTGCGGGACCGATCGCCAATTTCATTCTTGCCATCGTCATCTTCGCTGGGCTCTTCACCTTCTTCGGCAAGCCGTCGGCGAGTGCCAGGGTGGATTCGGTGCAGGCCGAGAGCGCAGCTGCCGCCGCAGGCATCAAGCCCGGCGACGTCATCATCGCGATCGATGGCACGGCGATCGAGAGCTTCTCCGACATGCAGCGGATCGTCAGCACCAAGGCCGGGCAGAGCCTGGCGCTGACCATCAAGCGCGACGACACATCCCTGGTCGTCAATGCGACGCCTAACTTGCGGGAAATAAAAGATAATTTCGGGAACACCCACCGCATCGGCGTGCTCGGGATCACGCGGGCGAATTCGCCGGAAGACGCCGCCAACCAGAAGGTCGATCCGATCACGGCTGTTGGGCTCGGCGTCAAGGAAACCTGGTTCGTGGTTGACCGGACGCTCGCCTATATCGGCGGCGTGTTTGCGGGGCGCGAGGCGGCCGATCAGATCGGCGGTCCGATCCGGATCGCGCAGATTTCCGGTCAGGTTTCGACCATTGGCATGGCGGCGCTGATTCACCTTGCGGCCGTTCTGTCGGTGTCGATCGGCTTGCTGAACCTATTCCCGGTGCCGCTCTTGGATGGTGGTCACCTTATGTTCTACGCAGTCGAGGCTGTGCGCGGCCGTCCGTTGTCGGAACGGGCTCAGGAGATGGGCTTCCGAGTCGGCCTCGCGCTGGTTCTCATGCTGATGATCTTCGCGACCTATAACGATATCCTTCACATCTTCAGGGCGACCTCCTGA
- the lpxD gene encoding UDP-3-O-(3-hydroxymyristoyl)glucosamine N-acyltransferase, giving the protein MKHHTFFGEPPRLTLGDIAEMTGAHLADPKRALLPITGLAVLDEAGPSHLTFLENSKYASQLASCHAAACLVNQRMERDLPAHVTALRVADPYRAFVTVARRFHADALRPPLQFGSAGVATNAVVHPTARLEDDVSIEPLAVIGPGVEIGSGTIIGPGAVIGPHVTIGRSCSVGAHASIACSIVGNDVIIHPGCRIGQDGYGFLPGAQGHAKVPQTGRVIIQNGVEIGANTTIDRGALRDTVIGEGTKIDNLVQIAHNVVVGRRCLITSQVGIAGSVTLGEGVALGARVGINNHVTIGDGAQIAATSIVHDDVPPGARWGGTPAKPVKLWFREMMLLERMARESTTKDQDAQVRGEPGQKG; this is encoded by the coding sequence ATGAAGCATCATACCTTCTTTGGCGAGCCGCCACGTTTGACGCTCGGCGATATTGCGGAGATGACCGGCGCGCATCTTGCCGATCCCAAGCGCGCATTGCTGCCGATTACGGGTCTTGCCGTCCTAGACGAGGCGGGGCCCTCACATCTGACGTTTCTGGAAAACAGCAAGTATGCTTCGCAGCTGGCGAGCTGCCATGCCGCGGCCTGCCTGGTCAATCAGCGGATGGAAAGGGATCTGCCGGCGCACGTCACGGCGCTGCGCGTAGCCGATCCCTATCGGGCATTCGTGACCGTCGCCAGGCGCTTCCACGCCGACGCATTGCGGCCTCCGTTGCAATTCGGTTCGGCAGGCGTTGCCACCAACGCTGTGGTCCATCCGACTGCACGGCTCGAGGACGACGTCAGCATCGAACCGCTTGCGGTGATCGGTCCCGGTGTCGAGATCGGCAGCGGCACGATCATCGGACCGGGCGCTGTGATCGGCCCTCACGTCACGATCGGGCGGTCGTGCTCGGTCGGTGCCCATGCATCGATCGCCTGCAGCATTGTCGGTAACGACGTCATCATCCATCCTGGCTGTCGGATTGGTCAGGACGGATATGGTTTTCTTCCGGGAGCCCAAGGGCACGCTAAGGTGCCGCAGACCGGCCGTGTCATCATTCAGAATGGCGTCGAGATCGGCGCCAACACCACGATCGACCGCGGTGCATTGCGCGACACGGTGATTGGCGAAGGCACCAAGATCGATAACCTGGTGCAGATCGCTCACAACGTGGTGGTCGGCCGGAGATGCCTGATCACCAGTCAAGTCGGCATCGCGGGCAGCGTCACGCTAGGCGAGGGCGTTGCATTGGGAGCGAGGGTCGGCATCAACAATCACGTGACGATCGGCGACGGCGCGCAGATCGCGGCGACGAGCATCGTGCATGATGATGTTCCACCCGGAGCGCGATGGGGCGGTACGCCGGCGAAGCCGGTCAAGCTCTGGTTCCGGGAGATGATGTTGCTCGAGCGGATGGCCCGCGAGAGCACGACGAAAGACCAGGACGCGCAAGTGCGCGGGGAGCCGGGGCAGAAGGGATGA
- the lpxA gene encoding acyl-ACP--UDP-N-acetylglucosamine O-acyltransferase — MAKIDPSARIEDGAVVAPDVEIGPFCTIGGNVTIGSGCRLVSHVNIAGHTTIGAGCTIFPFASLGTPPQDLGYRNEPTRLEIGGNCVIRESVTMNVGTVKGGGLTRVGNRGFFMAYSHVGHDCLVGDDAIFANSATLGGHCVVGNSVYIGGLSAVHQFARIGSQAMIGGVSGVRGDVIPFGFATGQHAKLEGLNVVGMRRRKFTRERLHKVRSFYQRLFFGPGQFADRVKALAEERAEDPAVAEILDFVSSGDKRPIVMPDRSSNGTQEA; from the coding sequence ATGGCAAAGATTGATCCGAGCGCGAGGATCGAGGACGGCGCGGTTGTCGCGCCTGATGTCGAGATCGGCCCGTTCTGTACGATCGGCGGCAACGTAACGATTGGCAGCGGCTGTCGACTCGTGTCGCATGTCAACATCGCCGGACATACGACGATTGGCGCGGGATGCACGATCTTCCCCTTTGCCTCGCTGGGCACGCCGCCGCAGGATCTTGGTTACCGCAACGAGCCGACGCGGTTGGAGATCGGCGGCAACTGCGTCATCCGCGAGTCGGTGACGATGAACGTCGGCACCGTCAAAGGTGGTGGACTGACGCGGGTCGGAAACCGCGGCTTCTTCATGGCGTATAGCCATGTCGGACACGACTGCCTGGTTGGCGACGATGCGATCTTTGCCAACTCGGCGACCCTTGGCGGTCACTGTGTCGTTGGCAATTCCGTCTACATCGGCGGGCTGAGCGCTGTGCATCAATTCGCACGGATCGGCTCGCAGGCCATGATCGGCGGCGTCAGTGGCGTGCGTGGCGACGTCATCCCATTCGGATTCGCGACGGGACAACACGCCAAGCTCGAGGGCTTGAACGTTGTCGGCATGCGACGGCGCAAATTTACCCGCGAGCGGTTGCACAAGGTCCGAAGTTTCTACCAACGGCTCTTCTTTGGTCCGGGGCAGTTTGCCGATCGAGTCAAAGCACTGGCGGAGGAACGAGCCGAGGATCCGGCCGTCGCGGAAATTCTCGATTTCGTATCGTCCGGAGACAAGCGTCCGATCGTCATGCCGGATCGCTCGAGCAACGGCACACAAGAGGCTTGA
- the lpxB gene encoding lipid-A-disaccharide synthase, giving the protein MSAPRIFLIAAEESGDRLGSSLMRALRASLGGEVVFSGVGGGTMAEEGLTSPFPIDELSIMGLVAIPRRLPAILRHIRETADRVIAADPDVLVIIDSPDFTQRVAKRVRARAPHIPIVDYVSPTVWAWRPGRARRMRPYVDHLLALLPFEPEVHRKLGGPPCSYVGHPLLEQLGVLRPNAAEQSRREAGNLLVVLPGSRRIEIRHHMQPFGETLARLRDHGVSFEPVIAALPHLTDLIGELSRDWPVQPRIVVGDDERRAVFRSARAALAKSGTVTLELALSGVPMVTAYKGSAFEAFVARRLIRVSSVILANLVIGENVVPEFLQEACTSEQLAPALRALLEDGPARQQQVDAFARLDEIMSTGARTPSQRAADIILRTLRKPS; this is encoded by the coding sequence GTGAGCGCGCCACGGATTTTCCTGATTGCGGCCGAGGAGTCCGGCGATCGGCTCGGCTCCAGCCTGATGCGCGCGTTGCGCGCATCGCTCGGGGGGGAAGTTGTCTTTTCGGGCGTCGGCGGCGGTACGATGGCTGAAGAGGGACTGACGAGTCCATTTCCGATCGACGAACTGTCGATCATGGGGCTTGTAGCCATCCCCCGCCGGTTGCCGGCGATCCTGCGGCACATTCGCGAAACCGCCGATCGTGTCATCGCCGCCGATCCCGACGTGCTCGTGATCATCGACAGCCCGGACTTCACCCAGCGGGTCGCCAAACGGGTGCGCGCCCGGGCGCCGCACATTCCGATCGTCGATTATGTCTCGCCCACGGTGTGGGCCTGGCGTCCGGGGCGCGCGCGGAGAATGCGTCCTTACGTCGATCATTTGCTGGCGCTGCTGCCGTTCGAACCGGAGGTGCATCGCAAGCTCGGTGGACCGCCTTGCAGCTACGTTGGCCATCCGCTGCTGGAGCAGCTTGGGGTGTTGCGGCCGAATGCTGCCGAGCAGAGCCGGCGAGAGGCCGGCAATCTGCTGGTGGTGTTGCCGGGCAGCCGCCGGATCGAAATCCGCCATCACATGCAGCCATTCGGTGAGACGCTGGCGCGATTGCGCGACCATGGCGTGTCGTTCGAGCCAGTGATTGCGGCGTTGCCGCACTTGACCGACCTGATTGGCGAACTGAGCCGCGATTGGCCGGTGCAGCCGCGTATCGTCGTCGGCGATGACGAACGCCGCGCAGTCTTTCGTTCCGCGCGGGCGGCGCTGGCGAAGTCGGGGACGGTGACGCTTGAACTGGCGCTGTCGGGCGTGCCGATGGTGACCGCTTACAAGGGCTCGGCGTTCGAGGCCTTCGTCGCACGGCGACTCATTCGCGTATCGTCGGTCATCCTGGCCAACCTCGTGATCGGCGAGAATGTCGTGCCCGAGTTTCTGCAGGAGGCCTGTACGTCCGAGCAGCTTGCGCCTGCGCTGCGCGCCCTCTTGGAAGATGGCCCTGCGCGACAGCAGCAGGTGGACGCTTTCGCCAGACTGGACGAGATCATGTCGACCGGCGCGCGAACGCCGAGCCAACGGGCCGCCGATATCATACTGCGGACGTTGCGCAAGCCGTCCTGA
- the fabZ gene encoding 3-hydroxyacyl-ACP dehydratase FabZ, giving the protein MTEATLESGDINYIIKMLPHRFPFLLIDRIHSIRSDEFAIGVKNVTANEPQFMGHFPERPVFPGVYMIEGMAQTAGVICIASGKFPSITSPTVYFMTIDKAKFRKPVIPGDTIEYHMTKLAQRKNMWWYRGEARVGGTLVAEAEVSAMLGT; this is encoded by the coding sequence ATGACCGAAGCGACACTTGAATCGGGCGACATCAATTACATCATAAAGATGTTGCCGCACCGTTTTCCGTTCTTGCTGATCGATCGTATTCATTCGATCCGCAGTGATGAGTTTGCCATCGGCGTCAAGAACGTGACGGCGAATGAGCCGCAGTTCATGGGGCATTTCCCGGAACGCCCCGTGTTTCCCGGCGTGTACATGATCGAAGGCATGGCGCAGACTGCCGGCGTCATCTGCATTGCATCGGGTAAGTTTCCGTCCATCACGTCGCCAACGGTCTATTTCATGACCATCGACAAGGCGAAGTTTCGCAAGCCGGTCATTCCCGGCGACACGATCGAGTATCACATGACGAAGCTCGCGCAGCGCAAGAACATGTGGTGGTATCGCGGCGAGGCGCGTGTCGGCGGGACGCTGGTGGCGGAAGCCGAAGTCAGCGCGATGCTCGGGACCTGA